In the genome of Yersinia enterocolitica, the window TACCGTAATCGTGACAGTATCAATTTAACCGAAGCAGAACAAAAATATCTTGATGCAGGCAGTGTTAATGTAAGTCGTAAGCCTGTGAATTTTAAAGAATGGCGTGGCTTATTCCGTAATCGCACTATGTGGGGCATGATGCTGGGCTTCAGTGGCGTCAATTATACTGCATGGCTCTATCTGGCATGGCTGCCGGGCTATTTGCAGACAACGTATCATTTAAATCTTGCTAGCACTGGCATGTTTGCTTCTATTCCCTTTATTTTCGGCGCGGCAGGCATGTTATGTAATGGATTCGTTACCGATTTTCTGGTCCGCCAGGGTATGGCTCCTTTAAAAAGCCGCAAAATATGCATTGCGGTCGGTATGTTGCTGTCAGCGGCATTTACCTCTGTCGTCGTCCGTGCTGACACTACCGGGAGTGCGGTTATATTAATAGGCATGGCACTGTTCTGTATTCACTTCGCTGGGACATCATGCTGGGGGCTTATACATGTCGCGGTCTCTTCTCGTATGACTGCATCGGTTGGCAGCATACAGAATTTTGCCAGTTTCATATTTGCATCATTTGCACCGGTGATAACGGGTTGGATAGTTGATACCACTCACTCATTTAGCCTGGCATTAACCATCTGTTCTTGCGTTACTGTCCTCGGGGCTCTGTCTTACATATTCATTGTACGTGAACCCATTTTAGATACCGCAAAATAAAATGAGCAAGGCCGATCAGAACTCTCGATGAGATAACGATCGGCCTTTCTTGGTTATCTTTGTGGCTGGCAATGATGGCGGCGCTTAAACCAGGATTGCATCATGCCTGGGCGTGAGAACATCACTAAATTACCCAATAGGATGAGCAGTAAACCAATAATGGCATTCAGGTGCCAGTGATAGCCTTCATAGAAGGTTGATATGGTTAGGGCCACCAGCGGAAATAACAAGGTACTATAAGCCGCACCACTGGCTCCGATTCGTCCAATCAAGCTGAAATAGGCGGCAAATGCAATCACGGAACCGAAGATAGCCAGATACAACAATGAGCCAAGGTAACGTGGCGTGAGTTCGAGAGTAAAAGAGTGTTGTTGAATCATACTGAAAAGTCCCATCACTGCCGCACCATAAGTCATGGCATAAGCATTGGTTGACAGAATATCCAATCCCTTGCGTTGGTGGCGGCTACTGATCATATTACCCAGAGAAAAACCATAGGTACCCAGCAAACTTAAGCCAATACCTTTAAGTAATTCCGGGGCTATTTGTGTGGCGGTCAGATCTTGCCAGAACAAAGCAACAATACCTATCATGCCGAGGATACTGGCTGGCAGCAGGTTAGGGCTAAGGCGTTGGCGAAAGAAAAGCATGCCATTGATGGCATTAAACAGTACCGCCATTGAGAAAATAACCGATTCCAGGCCGCTACTGATATAAGCCGCAGCATGATAAAAACAGTAAAAATTAAAAGCAAAGACACAAACCCCTTGTGCCAGACAAAAAAGGTGGTCACGCACCGTGAGCTGGTGCAGTCGGCGGGCGAGCAGTAAAACGAGCATCATGACACCGGCCGCCAGCACAAACCGATAAAAAATGGACACAGTAATAGCAACATCACCTTGCTGTTGTAGGGTAATGGCAATCCAGGTCGTTCCCCAGATCAGTACAACTAACAAATATAGCAGCGCGTTCATCGTTATTTCTCATCACAGCTAGAAAACAGCAGTATCCGGTATAGGAAGGAGAGGCGCTTTCAGCGGCTTGCTTTAAATTGCAAAATCTTGCGCATTTTTACGATAAATCGCTGGAAAATATAGTCTGCCGTCTGGCAAGCCATTAAACTGGTTGCATCCGCGTACCGAAAGGAAGTCAGCGCAATGTTGGAACGGTATCAAGCCTTTGAAACCCTAAAAGAACACAAAGCGTGCTTGCATGATTGTGTGCAACTCGGCTCGGGTATTCAATTGGCAGCCTGGTCTAACCGTGATGACTGTATTACACAAGAAAGCCCTGATCACCACACCTTGAGCCTGTATGTTGCAGATGGCTATGAGTGCTATCACAAAACGCGCGCTGGCTGGAAAAATGGCGGTGGACCGGATCGTTTTTGTATTATGCCAAAGGGCAGCTTATCCAGTTGGGATGTGCGGGATGACCTGTCATTTGTACATTTGTATTGCACCGATAAGCATCTGCGCCAGCTAGCTGAACAAATTTGGGAGCGCAGCCCCCAGTCAATTCAGGTTGATGAACGAATTTTCGCAGAAGATCCGCAAATAACGTTGTTATATCGCCAATTTTTACTGAATTGTAACTGGCAAGAACAGGCCAATCATTTAGCCCTCAGTAGTGCTGCTACCTTGTTGATGACCCATTTATTAAAAAATTACACCCAGTTGCAGTGGGCGATCCCCGTAATTCGCGGTGGGTTGTCTCCGGCAGTGTTAAAACGGGTGAAAGAGTATATTGACGAACATCTTTCACAGCCGTTGCTGTTGTCAGATCTTGCTGAACAGGCAGGGTTGAGTGAGTTCCATTTCGCACGGATGTTTAAGCAGAGCACTGGGCTGTCACCACATCAATTTGTGTTGAAAGCGCGGTTATCTCGCGCAGACCAGCTATTAAGACATAGCATGATGCCGCTTATTCACATTGCCCTGGAGTGTGGTTTCAGCTCTGCCAGCCACTTCAGTAACTGTTTTAAAGTGGCCTATGGCCTAACGCCCTCGACTATTCGGCAACGCTAATCACAGCACGCTATAAGGGGCAACTTAGGTCACCTTCAGCACAATCAAGGAATGACTGTAGTTCTGCCGAGCGAGCTTCAGTTTTGTGGGTCAAACAAGCCGAGATAATCATAGGATGCACTGAACCGCCTTCGGTGGCTGAGGATTGGAAGGTACAATCTGCGTCACGGTATTTTATCCAAGTAAGTTGCGCACTCTTTAATAATACTCTTTGGGCAACTGGGGTTTTGGCCAAAACTTGTTTATAAATACGGTTTAGTTCGGTATCGGCTTTCTTATAATCTAAATTTGCGCACTGGTTTATATCCAGTTGTGTCAGTGCGTTCTGGCAGTCAAGTGCCAATGCTTGGTCGACGGGTAATGCCAGTAGCGATATCAATATGATCTTCTTTAACATGATTATTTTTCCCAAATAATAGTCAAAAGATAATGTTAGCCCCACATTGAATAATGTGAGGCTCAGAATTATATTACATTGGTTTCTTAGGTACCCACTCAATCTCTTTTTTCATCTCAGTAATTTTTTTGTTCGGTGATTTTTTACAAACATCAATCACTTTTGGTGTGTAGACCTGGTCTATTTCCTGGAAATCTACGCTATCGCCTTTTTTATACTGGATATCCCGGTTTAGGATCCAGAAAGCGACGGGGGTCATACTTTTCGGATTAAGATCAAGGAATTCTTTGCAGGTCATTTCTGTTGGGGTGGTGGGTGATGATGCTGCGAATACTGTGTTAACGGTTACGAGCATGAGTGTCACAATGACACTCTTAAGCAGTGATTTATAGAACATGACTATTTCCTTATCTATATATTAAATTTCAACTGATATTATTGTTACATGGATGAGAGTTATATCTCGTTATTTAGCATGAGCTATAAAGGTATATCTTGCCAGCGCCAAGCTTAAATTATCGGGATGAGGGATAAGACGGATTATTATTTTCTGCTAGCGTTCCTCTTATGTGTCTGATTTGCATGAAAGAGATTTAATAGCGATTTATATAAGATTGGTAAACGTAGCTATCAATAGTAATTGTTTATATTTTTTGTTTCTTTATTAACTATGACATGGCTATTTATTTTGAAATAAAAAGCAGAGCAACAAAATATGCCTGCTTTCAATTTATCTGTTGCTACAATACTATTAGCGATACTAATAAATATAACATTTTAAACTTTGTGGTTTTTATCTGATAGCGGTGGAGGGCATGGATACTTGCCATCATGTTGCGGCTGGTTTTTTGCTGGTTGGCTATCATGATGTTCTTTCGCTGGCGGCAACGGGCGGCCACTCTTGTCTTTCGGCGGTTCAGGTGGGCGTTTACATCTCACCCCCGATTGTTTTTGTGCTTCTTTATTAATAGGTTGTGTGGCAAAGCTAGAGGCTGCATTCAATAGCAACATTGATACACCACAAAACATCAGTAACTTCTTCATTCTCGCTCCAGTTATTCAATAGGAATACATCATCACCATAACGGATTGTTCTTTCAGTTTTCTTGGCGAGATTTGTAATGATATTATCAAGTTGAGTGTCTGTAGTTATCTATTAGAGAGTATCATCATTCCAAACCTACACTGATTCATTGGTGTATGTTATAGTTCACAGTGTTATTATTAGCGCCATCAGTAGACTGGTTATAATTTCATTTTTTCTTGTTCTAAATTATAGGTGATTTACTTTATGTCTTTATTTTCTTTTTATCATAACTGCCTGAATGCTTTGACTGGGAAAGTATTTGGTCAGCACCGTAAAGGTGAACCAGTGAAGAGAGAGAATGGGAAAGATAAATTATCTAATCTTCAACTGGATGTACTGTTGAATGCGGAAAAACAGGTCGCGATTATTACCACCGACTTAGATAGTCGGATCACCATATTTAATGTGGGTGCGGAGCGAATGTTTGGCTATTCTAAAGATGAAGTCTTGGGAAGCCCTATTTCGGATATACTGCACATTCCAGAGTTTGGTAAGGATCAAGCTGAGCTGGATTATTTATTGCTTAATCGGCGTGATGCCAGCGAGTGGTGTTATCAGCGCCAAGATGGGAAACGTTTCTGGGGAGCACTTAGTGTCCATGAAATAACTGCCGATAATAACCAGACCGTGGGTTATATTAGTGTGATTGCTGATGTTTCGGAAAGAAAATTCCTGCTGATGAAGCTGGAAGAAAGTAAGCAGATGATGGATCGTTTAACTAAGAATTTACCAGCAATGATTTATGCTTATTATTTAGATGCAGAGGGTAAATCTTATTTTAAATATTGTAGCGAGGGTGTCAGGAAAATATTTGCTCTGTCACCGGCTGATGTTTTGTATGTGCCCAGAGAGGAAAACCCTCTGTTTAGCCGCGTGCATACTGACGATATGGATATGCTAAAACAGGCGGTAGCCATCTCTCAACAGAATCTATCTGTCTGGCGCTGCGATTTTCGCGTGGTGTTGCCGGGCAAAGGTACACACTGGCTCCATGGTGAGTCTTTCCCGACGCTTCAGGATGATGGGGCTGTTATTTGGTATGGCTCGTTTTTCGATATTACTGAACTTAAACAGTCAGAATCGATCCTCAAGGCGTTGTCACAAACCGATGTATTAACTGGGGTAGCCAATCGTCGCCACTTTGATGATATCTATCAGCACATCTGGCAAAAAAACCAGATCGAAGGCGGTTCTCTGTCTGTGTTGATGATCGATTTTGATAATTTCAAAAGCTTTAACGACCTTTATGGTCATGCAATGGGGGATGTTTGTTTGAAATCCATTGTCGAAACTTTGTCAAAATCTATTCGTGGTGGTTCAGACATTTTGGCGCGCTATGGCGGCGAGGAGTTTATTGTATTGCTAGCACCCAGTACCCTGGCGGATGCGAAAGCGGTTGCCGAGCGCATGCGTCACTCCATTGAGGAGTTAGATATTCCCCATGGGATATCGCCAGAGGGGCGGGTGACCATCAGCATTGGTGTGGCTTCGGTATCCGCGCCGGGTGAGTCTATTTCGGCGACAGACTTGTCGGATGCTGCGGATAAAGCGTTATATCGGGCGAAAACCACGGGGAAAAACCGCGTGGAAGCGGTGGTGCTGAACTGATACGTAAAGAGCGTGTGGGGCAGGGAAGAGAGTCATTACTGCCCCACAGAGAGTCGATTTAGGATAGTTAATGTCTAGTTGTCGTGATCCTGAGCTTCACGCAGGCGTTCTTGCTCTTCAGCTATAACCGCTTTGATTTCCTCCAGTACACCCTCAACATCAGCTGCTTCGGTGCTTTCTGCAAACTCACCAGTCAGTTGCGTTTCTGGATGCAGTTTACCATCCTCATAAAGTGCCCACATCTCTTTGGCATACTTACGATTAAGCAGTTCTGGTGCGTATTGGCCATAATAGTGTGTCATGTTTGCGACATCCCGCTCCAGCATGGCTTTAGCATGATTGTTCGCCGCAGCATTGACGGCTTGCGGTAAATCGATAATGACCGGGCCCTCTTTATCAATTAAGACATTAAACTCTGATAAATCGCCATGAACCAGACCGGCGCAAAGCATCCGTACCACATATTGGATCATCAACGCATGGTCAATCAGCGCTTGTTCTCTGCTAAATGGCACATCACTCAGGCGGGGGGCGGCAAGGCCATCTGCATCGGTGACCAGTTCCATCAATAAAACACCATCAAGGCATGCATAAGGTTGAGGTACCCGAACACCGGCATTGGCGAGCAGGTACAAGGCATCCACCTCGGCAGTTTGCCAGGTCTCTTCCTGTTGCTTGCGGCCAAATTTAGAACCTTTGGCCATGGCTCGCGCGTCACGACTGTTACGAACCTTACGCCCTTCCTGATACTGAACAGCCTGTTTGAAACTGCGGTTTTCAGCTTCTTTATAGACTTTAGCGCAGCGGATATCCTGCCCACAACGGACAACGTATACATCAGCTTCTTTGCCACTTTTCAAACGACGGATGACTTCGTCAACCAAGCCGTCATCAACCAGCGGTTGGATTCGTTTTGGAATTTTCATGGCGTCCTTGTACCCTATTTAAGCCCGCGATGGAATGGCTTTGGCTGAATTTTCCTTCAGTTTACCATTCGCGCCCATCAGCGGGTGGGTTTTTACTGAGTATCAGGCAGCACTGAACTGGGCATTATGCAATTTTGCATAGGCACCTTTACGGGCCAGCAATTCATAATGGTCGCCCTGTTCCACAATCCCTTCCTTATCGACCACAATGATACGATCGGCATTTTGAATTGTGGCTAAGCGATGGGCAATCACCAACGTCGTTCTGCCTTGTGATAATTCCGTTAGCGCAAGCTGGATGGCTTGTTCAGTGGCAGTATCAAGCGCGGAGGTGGCTTCATCCAGAATCAAAATCGGTGGATTTTTCAGGAAAATACGTGCAATTGACAAGCGCTGTTTCTGCCCACCGGATAATTTCACTCCGCGCTCACCAACAACGGTATCCAGTCCATCAGGCAAGCTTTCAATCAACTCATCTAGCCGGGCTTGTTGTGCTGCAACCATTATTTCATCGTCGCTGGCATCGAGTTTACCGTAAGCAATATTCTCACGGATAGATCCGCCGAATAAGAAAACGTCCTGCTGAACAATACCGATATTATTACGCAATGATTGCTGAGTCATATCACGGATATCAATACCATCAATCGTGATTGCCCCCTCAT includes:
- a CDS encoding MFS transporter — its product is MVLLFLAAVINFLDRSSLSVANLTIREELGLSATEIGFLLSAFSLAYGIAQLPCGPLLDRKGPRIMLGLGMFVWSFFQALSGAVHTFTQFILVRIGLGIGEAPMNLCGVKVINDWFNIKERGLPMGIFNSASTIGLAISPPILAAMMMVIGWRGMFITIGLLGIVLSIGWYLLYRNRDSINLTEAEQKYLDAGSVNVSRKPVNFKEWRGLFRNRTMWGMMLGFSGVNYTAWLYLAWLPGYLQTTYHLNLASTGMFASIPFIFGAAGMLCNGFVTDFLVRQGMAPLKSRKICIAVGMLLSAAFTSVVVRADTTGSAVILIGMALFCIHFAGTSCWGLIHVAVSSRMTASVGSIQNFASFIFASFAPVITGWIVDTTHSFSLALTICSCVTVLGALSYIFIVREPILDTAK
- a CDS encoding EamA family transporter, which codes for MNALLYLLVVLIWGTTWIAITLQQQGDVAITVSIFYRFVLAAGVMMLVLLLARRLHQLTVRDHLFCLAQGVCVFAFNFYCFYHAAAYISSGLESVIFSMAVLFNAINGMLFFRQRLSPNLLPASILGMIGIVALFWQDLTATQIAPELLKGIGLSLLGTYGFSLGNMISSRHQRKGLDILSTNAYAMTYGAAVMGLFSMIQQHSFTLELTPRYLGSLLYLAIFGSVIAFAAYFSLIGRIGASGAAYSTLLFPLVALTISTFYEGYHWHLNAIIGLLLILLGNLVMFSRPGMMQSWFKRRHHCQPQR
- a CDS encoding AraC family transcriptional regulator, producing the protein MLERYQAFETLKEHKACLHDCVQLGSGIQLAAWSNRDDCITQESPDHHTLSLYVADGYECYHKTRAGWKNGGGPDRFCIMPKGSLSSWDVRDDLSFVHLYCTDKHLRQLAEQIWERSPQSIQVDERIFAEDPQITLLYRQFLLNCNWQEQANHLALSSAATLLMTHLLKNYTQLQWAIPVIRGGLSPAVLKRVKEYIDEHLSQPLLLSDLAEQAGLSEFHFARMFKQSTGLSPHQFVLKARLSRADQLLRHSMMPLIHIALECGFSSASHFSNCFKVAYGLTPSTIRQR
- a CDS encoding acid-resistance protein — protein: MFYKSLLKSVIVTLMLVTVNTVFAASSPTTPTEMTCKEFLDLNPKSMTPVAFWILNRDIQYKKGDSVDFQEIDQVYTPKVIDVCKKSPNKKITEMKKEIEWVPKKPM
- a CDS encoding PAS domain S-box protein, with product MKRENGKDKLSNLQLDVLLNAEKQVAIITTDLDSRITIFNVGAERMFGYSKDEVLGSPISDILHIPEFGKDQAELDYLLLNRRDASEWCYQRQDGKRFWGALSVHEITADNNQTVGYISVIADVSERKFLLMKLEESKQMMDRLTKNLPAMIYAYYLDAEGKSYFKYCSEGVRKIFALSPADVLYVPREENPLFSRVHTDDMDMLKQAVAISQQNLSVWRCDFRVVLPGKGTHWLHGESFPTLQDDGAVIWYGSFFDITELKQSESILKALSQTDVLTGVANRRHFDDIYQHIWQKNQIEGGSLSVLMIDFDNFKSFNDLYGHAMGDVCLKSIVETLSKSIRGGSDILARYGGEEFIVLLAPSTLADAKAVAERMRHSIEELDIPHGISPEGRVTISIGVASVSAPGESISATDLSDAADKALYRAKTTGKNRVEAVVLN
- a CDS encoding serine protein kinase RIO, whose amino-acid sequence is MKIPKRIQPLVDDGLVDEVIRRLKSGKEADVYVVRCGQDIRCAKVYKEAENRSFKQAVQYQEGRKVRNSRDARAMAKGSKFGRKQQEETWQTAEVDALYLLANAGVRVPQPYACLDGVLLMELVTDADGLAAPRLSDVPFSREQALIDHALMIQYVVRMLCAGLVHGDLSEFNVLIDKEGPVIIDLPQAVNAAANNHAKAMLERDVANMTHYYGQYAPELLNRKYAKEMWALYEDGKLHPETQLTGEFAESTEAADVEGVLEEIKAVIAEEQERLREAQDHDN